Proteins encoded within one genomic window of Anastrepha ludens isolate Willacy chromosome 4, idAnaLude1.1, whole genome shotgun sequence:
- the LOC128860234 gene encoding RNA polymerase II-associated protein 1 isoform X1, with the protein MIKRPQRGETEDDILRMQNEFLSQRAKNPKLQPAAQCVQVKRDAKKSFFLRAREMAEDSVQQLPKYIQPLSSVKQEIMGEIHEKIVGNLDEKRVDNFSDVVLGDVVEKKYNAPKQNYTINSEEMIGFPTVKSATLEQPLQCGKSLFASNRGAIKQPINTNESVAPEDLSEIYGDKSVIVSDSSIGAEVHKENLAVLSKMNEDNILAEREKLLNSIDPTLLDLLRKKRKEKLNCFNQASGSTATVCNASEKTDMQDDMGKNRYNDNNDMDISSVLSPSNAALEILQKSDTEKWIHFDVVETDKLKWMRDIEEHIPNVKPGDQFEARFDWKGVLLPYLLETTASKSSSEDNTPGIQKDDRELYFHGEEPNRPGYTLQELFRLARSNIMQQRIYAFRAIGGILNIYNQGLYDSVLELPISKIFFLLRFGFDDNTPAMLEIVSKALARLFYNEADEILLDFIFDNPSCHWQPVLDAVDAGTDMKDINALESLQKQMQQLQMNDQGNRSIFQTDFEENESDSNTSMSDFQLAETNLIECLMRANILQRIYFILHAVKPENSTVSSCLQILIRLARTSKDIAGKIVSNQDLMHSLFEYFLPDLGRLEANVDESQLYYRPQFLCLKLLRVLITQNLGIAVRLMNMKLSEMLTNYLSYRGDIQDMMIKVQIECLRIVRCLLLLRIDDSLYGCLDSAFYYMLQWHCNYLKFEVGGPYLIRQHASALLMAISSEPCSAKSNRILSEMLNKCCCAWYYRATRSDVTEFSQATLLSACLNVVIWGLRRDEEKYFQEFIAKYLRDFLHSESFKKCVYQLNTSSVILRKSGDRRFVHSALPNVGAVLLHEDGPQLIIPQTYAVYLLSTLWSLLELQIGQTHALLMDALLTPQVVDSFVQYISLLSTGLNYYLSSNFFSKIEVKFIYKLLSCSNLLSHFNSSQILQLVYSYVCCLGAEYISEIEQLFDRIIFNPKYINVSESALDKWKTIFIGLVQSHYIIVEPSNLSLSKSMQTSAILSHDWPYFFFKIILQNYIDNAPNKITVDFSEREVLEMTLTLVTQLEESSSNLEIVTPTEELMYAMTAFMGPESEFLTDRMRPLLRKHLLRLYEKHRNQKFDFEKASIGKCKFESLYSLFADHFQATSYGDELFGSLVLVPMAQKYDSKWRRRMWSDYAPALCYLNCDESLLINGLRSYLEPFEEDTSLIKAYAFALTTNDVRPGTIPYKIAKYHVEHFKAGSNK; encoded by the exons atgataaaaagaCCACAGAGAGGTGAAACCGAAGATGATATATTGCGCATGCAGAATGAATTTTTATCACAGCGCGCTAAGAATCCAAAATTGCAACCGGCTGCACAGTGTGTCCAAGTCAAAAGAG ATGCAAAGAAATCATTCTTTTTAAGGGCCAGAGAAATGGCGGAAGATAGTGTACAACAATTGCCTAAGTACATTCAGCCCCTTTCATCGGTAAAACAGGAAATCATGGGAGAAATACACGAGAAAATTGTTGGAAATCTGGATGAAAAAAGGGTAGATAATTTTAGCGACGTTGTGCTTGGCGAtgtagtagaaaaaaaatataatgctCCAAAGCAAAACTACACAATAAATAGTGAAGAAATGATTGGCTTTCCGACAGTAAAAAGTGCCACTTTAGAG CAACCTTTACAATGTGGTAAGAGTCTATTTGCGAGTAATCGTGGAGCTATAAAGCAGCCTATCAATACCAACGAGTCGGTAGCTCCTGAAGATCTATCTGAGATTTATGGAGACAAAAGTGTAATAGTCAGTGATTCGAGTATTGGGGCCGAAgttcataaagaaaatttagCTGTTCTTAGCAAGATGAATGAAGATAATATACTAGCTGAACgagaaaagcttttaaattcCATTg atCCCACACTTTTGGATTTATTGAGGAAAAAGCGTAAAGAAAAGCTGAATTGTTTCAATCAAGCAAGTGGAAGTACTGCCACTGTCTGTAACGCCTCTGAAAAAACGGATATGCAAGACGACATGGGTAAGAACCGTTATAACGACAATAACGACATGGATATAAGCTCAGTACTGTCTCCATCGAATGCTGCGcttgaaatattacaaaaaagtgACACAGAAAAGTGGATTCACTTCGACGTGGTTGAGACAGATAAATTAAAGTGGATGCGAGATATAGAAGAACACATTCCGAATGTAAAGCCAGGTGATCAGTTTGAAGCTCGCTTCGATTGGAAGGGAGTGCTCTTACCATACCTGCTTGAAACAACCGCTTCTAAAAGTTCATCAGAAGACAATACACCTGGGATTCAAAAGGATGATAGAGAACTTTATTTTCACGGAGAAGAACCTAATCGACCAGGGTACACTCTTCAAGAATTGTTTCGCTTAGCACG ATCAAATATTATGCAACAACGCATATATGCATTCAGAGCCATTGGGGGTAtcttaaatatttacaatcaaGGCCTTTATGACAGTGTTTTGGAATTACCTatctccaaaatattttttttattgcgcttCGGATTTGATGACAACACACCAGCTATGCTCGAAATCGTTTCAAAGGCTCTGGCGCGTCTGTTCTATAATGAGGCTGATGAG ATTTTGCTCGATTTCATCTTCGACAATCCAAGTTGTCATTGGCAGCCCGTATTAGATGCTGTGGACGCAGGGACTGATATGAAAGATATAAATGCCTTAGAGAGCTTGCAAAAGCAAATGCAGCAATTGCAGATGAATGATCAAGGCAATCGGTCAATTTTTCAAACCGATTTCGAAGAAAACGAAAGTGATAGTAATACTTCTATGAGCGATTTTCAGTTGGCAGAAACAAACTTAATCGAATGTCTGATGCGAGCAAACATTTTGCAACGAATATA TTTTATTTTGCATGCCGTCAAGCCCGAAAACAGCACAGTTTCCTCTTGTTTACAAATTCTAATACGATTGGCACGAACGAGCAAGGATATCGCAGGAAAAATTGTTTCCAACCAAGATCTGATGCATTCtctgtttgaatattttttgccgGACTTGGGACGTCTTG AAGCTAATGTGGATGAGTCACAGTTGTATTATCGTCCTCAATTCTTATGTCTAAAACTTTTAAGAGTTTTAATTACACAAAATCTGGGGATCGCTGTTAGACTGATGAATATGAAGCTTTCTGAAATGCTGACTAACTATTTGTCTTACCGCGGTGATATTCAA gaTATGATGATAAAGGTGCAAATTGAGTGTTTACGAATTGTACGTTGTCTGTTATTATTGCGTATTGACGATTCTCTTTATGG CTGTTTGGACTCCGCCTTTTATTATATGCTGCAGTGGCATTGCAATTACTTGAAGTTCGAAGTGGGCGGCCCATATTTGATTCGGCAACACGCGTCTGCTTTATTAATGGCAATTAGCAGCGAGCCTTGCAGTGCGAAGTCAAATCGCATATTAAGTGAAATGCTGAACAAATGTTGCTGCGCCTGGTATTATCGTGCAACACGAAGTGATGTGACTGAG TTTTCCCAAGCTACACTTCTGAGCGCATGTCTCAATGTAGTGATATGGGGCCTACGACGGGATGAAGAGAAGTACTTTCAGGAATTTATTGCGAAATATTTGCGTGATTTTCTACATTCTGAAtcgtttaaaaaatgtgtatatcaGCTCAA CACCTCCTCAGTAATTCTACGCAAATCAGGCGATCGGCGTTTTGTGCATTCTGCATTACCCAACGTGGGCGCAGTACTGCTACACGAAGATGGGCCACAACTGATTATTCCGCAAACGTACGCTGTTTATTTACTGTCCACTTTGTGGAGTCTTTTGGAACTTCAAATTGGTCAAACCCATGCACTATTGATGGATGCTCTGTTGACACCGCAAGTAGTGGATTCCTTTGTACAGTATATCTCATTGCTGTCTACCGGCTTGAACTATTACCTCAGCAGCAATTTCTTCTccaaaattgaagtgaaattcATTTATAAGTTGCTAAGCTGCAGCAATTTGCTATCGCATTTCAACTCGTCTCAAATATTGCAGCTGGTGTATAGTTACGTATGTTGTCTCGGTGCGGAGTACATTTCAGAAATAGAACAACTTTTTGATAGGATTATATTTAATcctaaatatataaatgtgtcTGAGTCTGCATTAGATAAATGGAAGACAATTTTCATCGGCTTGGTTCAGTCGCACTACATTATTGTG GAGCCATCAAATTTGAGTttgtcaaaatcaatgcaaacaaGTGCTATTTTATCACACGATTGGccatactttttcttcaaaattattcTACAGAACTACATTGACAATGCACCAAACAAAATAACGGTTGATTTCTCag AGCGCGAAGTTTTAGAAATGACTCTTACCCTCGTTACCCAGCTGGAAGAGTCGAGCTCCAATTTGGAAATTGTAACGCCTACCGAAGAGCTAATGTACGCTATGACTGCATTTATGGGTCCCGAATCTGAATTTTTGACAGACAGGATGCGCCCCCTGCTGCGGAAACATTTGCTGCGATTGTATGAAAAACACAGAAACcagaaatttgattttgaaaaggCTTCCATAG GAAAGTGCAAATTCGAAAGTCTGTACTCTTTATTTGCCGATCACTTTCAAGCAACCAGCTACGGCGACGAATTATTCGGCTCCTTAGTTTTGGTACCAATGGCACAGAAGTATGACAGCAAATGGCGTAGGCGTATGTGGTCGGACTACGCCCCGGCGTTATGCTACCTGAACTGTGATGAGTCTTTG CTCATTAATGGCTTAAGATCCTACTTGGAGCCTTTCGAAGAAGACACATCCTTAATAAAAGCGTATGCATTTGCTTTAACTACAAACGATGTGCGTCCTGGCACTATTCCATATAAGATTGCAAAATACCACGTAGAACATTTCAAAGCGGGTTCTAATAAGTAA
- the LOC128860234 gene encoding RNA polymerase II-associated protein 1 isoform X2, with the protein MIKRPQRGETEDDILRMQNEFLSQRAKNPKLQPAAQCVQVKRDAKKSFFLRAREMAEDSVQQLPKYIQPLSSVKQEIMGEIHEKIVGNLDEKRVDNFSDVVLGDVVEKKYNAPKQNYTINSEEMIGFPTVKSATLEQPLQCGKSLFASNRGAIKQPINTNESVAPEDLSEIYGDKSVIVSDSSIGAEVHKENLAVLSKMNEDNILAEREKLLNSIDPTLLDLLRKKRKEKLNCFNQASGSTATVCNASEKTDMQDDMGKNRYNDNNDMDISSVLSPSNAALEILQKSDTEKWIHFDVVETDKLKWMRDIEEHIPNVKPGDQFEARFDWKGVLLPYLLETTASKSSSEDNTPGIQKDDRELYFHGEEPNRPGYTLQELFRLARSNIMQQRIYAFRAIGGILNIYNQGLYDSVLELPISKIFFLLRFGFDDNTPAMLEIVSKALARLFYNEADEILLDFIFDNPSCHWQPVLDAVDAGTDMKDINALESLQKQMQQLQMNDQGNRSIFQTDFEENESDSNTSMSDFQLAETNLIECLMRANILQRIYFILHAVKPENSTVSSCLQILIRLARTSKDIAGKIVSNQDLMHSLFEYFLPDLGRLEANVDESQLYYRPQFLCLKLLRVLITQNLGIAVRLMNMKLSEMLTNYLSYRGDIQDMMIKVQIECLRIVRCLLLLRIDDSLYGCLDSAFYYMLQWHCNYLKFEVGGPYLIRQHASALLMAISSEPCSAKSNRILSEMLNKCCCAWYYRATRSDVTEFSQATLLSACLNVVIWGLRRDEEKYFQEFIAKYLRDFLHSESFKKCVYQLNTSSVILRKSGDRRFVHSALPNVGAVLLHEDGPQLIIPQTYAVYLLSTLWSLLELQIGQTHALLMDALLTPQVVDSFVQYISLLSTGLNYYLSSNFFSKIEVKFIYKLLSCSNLLSHFNSSQILQLVYSYVCCLGAEYISEIEQLFDRIIFNPKYINVSESALDKWKTIFIGLVQSHYIIVPSNLSLSKSMQTSAILSHDWPYFFFKIILQNYIDNAPNKITVDFSEREVLEMTLTLVTQLEESSSNLEIVTPTEELMYAMTAFMGPESEFLTDRMRPLLRKHLLRLYEKHRNQKFDFEKASIGKCKFESLYSLFADHFQATSYGDELFGSLVLVPMAQKYDSKWRRRMWSDYAPALCYLNCDESLLINGLRSYLEPFEEDTSLIKAYAFALTTNDVRPGTIPYKIAKYHVEHFKAGSNK; encoded by the exons atgataaaaagaCCACAGAGAGGTGAAACCGAAGATGATATATTGCGCATGCAGAATGAATTTTTATCACAGCGCGCTAAGAATCCAAAATTGCAACCGGCTGCACAGTGTGTCCAAGTCAAAAGAG ATGCAAAGAAATCATTCTTTTTAAGGGCCAGAGAAATGGCGGAAGATAGTGTACAACAATTGCCTAAGTACATTCAGCCCCTTTCATCGGTAAAACAGGAAATCATGGGAGAAATACACGAGAAAATTGTTGGAAATCTGGATGAAAAAAGGGTAGATAATTTTAGCGACGTTGTGCTTGGCGAtgtagtagaaaaaaaatataatgctCCAAAGCAAAACTACACAATAAATAGTGAAGAAATGATTGGCTTTCCGACAGTAAAAAGTGCCACTTTAGAG CAACCTTTACAATGTGGTAAGAGTCTATTTGCGAGTAATCGTGGAGCTATAAAGCAGCCTATCAATACCAACGAGTCGGTAGCTCCTGAAGATCTATCTGAGATTTATGGAGACAAAAGTGTAATAGTCAGTGATTCGAGTATTGGGGCCGAAgttcataaagaaaatttagCTGTTCTTAGCAAGATGAATGAAGATAATATACTAGCTGAACgagaaaagcttttaaattcCATTg atCCCACACTTTTGGATTTATTGAGGAAAAAGCGTAAAGAAAAGCTGAATTGTTTCAATCAAGCAAGTGGAAGTACTGCCACTGTCTGTAACGCCTCTGAAAAAACGGATATGCAAGACGACATGGGTAAGAACCGTTATAACGACAATAACGACATGGATATAAGCTCAGTACTGTCTCCATCGAATGCTGCGcttgaaatattacaaaaaagtgACACAGAAAAGTGGATTCACTTCGACGTGGTTGAGACAGATAAATTAAAGTGGATGCGAGATATAGAAGAACACATTCCGAATGTAAAGCCAGGTGATCAGTTTGAAGCTCGCTTCGATTGGAAGGGAGTGCTCTTACCATACCTGCTTGAAACAACCGCTTCTAAAAGTTCATCAGAAGACAATACACCTGGGATTCAAAAGGATGATAGAGAACTTTATTTTCACGGAGAAGAACCTAATCGACCAGGGTACACTCTTCAAGAATTGTTTCGCTTAGCACG ATCAAATATTATGCAACAACGCATATATGCATTCAGAGCCATTGGGGGTAtcttaaatatttacaatcaaGGCCTTTATGACAGTGTTTTGGAATTACCTatctccaaaatattttttttattgcgcttCGGATTTGATGACAACACACCAGCTATGCTCGAAATCGTTTCAAAGGCTCTGGCGCGTCTGTTCTATAATGAGGCTGATGAG ATTTTGCTCGATTTCATCTTCGACAATCCAAGTTGTCATTGGCAGCCCGTATTAGATGCTGTGGACGCAGGGACTGATATGAAAGATATAAATGCCTTAGAGAGCTTGCAAAAGCAAATGCAGCAATTGCAGATGAATGATCAAGGCAATCGGTCAATTTTTCAAACCGATTTCGAAGAAAACGAAAGTGATAGTAATACTTCTATGAGCGATTTTCAGTTGGCAGAAACAAACTTAATCGAATGTCTGATGCGAGCAAACATTTTGCAACGAATATA TTTTATTTTGCATGCCGTCAAGCCCGAAAACAGCACAGTTTCCTCTTGTTTACAAATTCTAATACGATTGGCACGAACGAGCAAGGATATCGCAGGAAAAATTGTTTCCAACCAAGATCTGATGCATTCtctgtttgaatattttttgccgGACTTGGGACGTCTTG AAGCTAATGTGGATGAGTCACAGTTGTATTATCGTCCTCAATTCTTATGTCTAAAACTTTTAAGAGTTTTAATTACACAAAATCTGGGGATCGCTGTTAGACTGATGAATATGAAGCTTTCTGAAATGCTGACTAACTATTTGTCTTACCGCGGTGATATTCAA gaTATGATGATAAAGGTGCAAATTGAGTGTTTACGAATTGTACGTTGTCTGTTATTATTGCGTATTGACGATTCTCTTTATGG CTGTTTGGACTCCGCCTTTTATTATATGCTGCAGTGGCATTGCAATTACTTGAAGTTCGAAGTGGGCGGCCCATATTTGATTCGGCAACACGCGTCTGCTTTATTAATGGCAATTAGCAGCGAGCCTTGCAGTGCGAAGTCAAATCGCATATTAAGTGAAATGCTGAACAAATGTTGCTGCGCCTGGTATTATCGTGCAACACGAAGTGATGTGACTGAG TTTTCCCAAGCTACACTTCTGAGCGCATGTCTCAATGTAGTGATATGGGGCCTACGACGGGATGAAGAGAAGTACTTTCAGGAATTTATTGCGAAATATTTGCGTGATTTTCTACATTCTGAAtcgtttaaaaaatgtgtatatcaGCTCAA CACCTCCTCAGTAATTCTACGCAAATCAGGCGATCGGCGTTTTGTGCATTCTGCATTACCCAACGTGGGCGCAGTACTGCTACACGAAGATGGGCCACAACTGATTATTCCGCAAACGTACGCTGTTTATTTACTGTCCACTTTGTGGAGTCTTTTGGAACTTCAAATTGGTCAAACCCATGCACTATTGATGGATGCTCTGTTGACACCGCAAGTAGTGGATTCCTTTGTACAGTATATCTCATTGCTGTCTACCGGCTTGAACTATTACCTCAGCAGCAATTTCTTCTccaaaattgaagtgaaattcATTTATAAGTTGCTAAGCTGCAGCAATTTGCTATCGCATTTCAACTCGTCTCAAATATTGCAGCTGGTGTATAGTTACGTATGTTGTCTCGGTGCGGAGTACATTTCAGAAATAGAACAACTTTTTGATAGGATTATATTTAATcctaaatatataaatgtgtcTGAGTCTGCATTAGATAAATGGAAGACAATTTTCATCGGCTTGGTTCAGTCGCACTACATTATTGTG CCATCAAATTTGAGTttgtcaaaatcaatgcaaacaaGTGCTATTTTATCACACGATTGGccatactttttcttcaaaattattcTACAGAACTACATTGACAATGCACCAAACAAAATAACGGTTGATTTCTCag AGCGCGAAGTTTTAGAAATGACTCTTACCCTCGTTACCCAGCTGGAAGAGTCGAGCTCCAATTTGGAAATTGTAACGCCTACCGAAGAGCTAATGTACGCTATGACTGCATTTATGGGTCCCGAATCTGAATTTTTGACAGACAGGATGCGCCCCCTGCTGCGGAAACATTTGCTGCGATTGTATGAAAAACACAGAAACcagaaatttgattttgaaaaggCTTCCATAG GAAAGTGCAAATTCGAAAGTCTGTACTCTTTATTTGCCGATCACTTTCAAGCAACCAGCTACGGCGACGAATTATTCGGCTCCTTAGTTTTGGTACCAATGGCACAGAAGTATGACAGCAAATGGCGTAGGCGTATGTGGTCGGACTACGCCCCGGCGTTATGCTACCTGAACTGTGATGAGTCTTTG CTCATTAATGGCTTAAGATCCTACTTGGAGCCTTTCGAAGAAGACACATCCTTAATAAAAGCGTATGCATTTGCTTTAACTACAAACGATGTGCGTCCTGGCACTATTCCATATAAGATTGCAAAATACCACGTAGAACATTTCAAAGCGGGTTCTAATAAGTAA
- the LOC128860235 gene encoding general odorant-binding protein 69a: MNYKQTLFLLLVYQCYFLARVKALEIPPHMKSGAKKLSNICMKEMGLTEDMFQEVRKTGQLPSDSRFKCFLHCMLDKIGLIDKENIVHLDNILELLPPEFLPIIEQLHTTCGTKSGADGCETAFLTVECYINTNPVILKLVFVTFSD, encoded by the exons ATGAACTACAAACAGACACTATTTTTACTACTTGTTTACCAGTGCTACTTTTTGGCAAGAGTTAAAGCT TTAGAGATACCCCCACATATGAAGTCGGGCGCAAAGAAATTGTCCAATATATGCATGAAGGAAATGGGGCTCACGGAAG ACATGTTTCAAGAAGTCAGGAAAACCGGCCAATTGCCCAGTGACAGCCGATTCAAGTGCTTTTTGCATTGTATGTTGGATAAAATTGGTTTG ATTGATAAGGAAAATATTGTTCACTTGGACAATATTTTGGAATTACTACCCCCTGAATTTCTCCCGATAATAGAACAACTGCATACAACCTGTGGAACTAAAA GTGGAGCCGATGGCTGTGAAACGGCGTTTTTGACAGTAGAATGCTACATTAACACGAATCCagtaattttaaaacttgtatTCGTAACCTTCTCCGATTGA